In Sphingobacterium zeae, one genomic interval encodes:
- a CDS encoding SH3 domain-containing protein: protein MNRLLFLPLLLLIGSILAIGTLSCDRTTKDKGTGAKDSSIVKIVAVKDTITPAQFPPLPIDYEKTKVLKSSYVVDRSGVELRQGPDHSAPVLGKYPYGTKLDVIAEEGDWVAVMDRIQRDYKGGQGEKGDVTRWEKIYVAKSKLGKQDQITISPKDLNLIVSITINGRETYYEKGHSLDKYLRLELIDEQTFSAARKTSKDYLIKDTMSYFKNGKVLELPLKNGEKLIFTDKGTDSELEERYSYKGHYDFLNAYAVEGDYWESSDVRLFDKLDGHLIVECGASPFFSSDKSYLMTLLADPYESTGDLQLFHVKQGKVSPMLFVRFKKWMPTWKEDLIFWGKDGCIYTAANHINGYWGDEGALNEKSQFIRISILPQ, encoded by the coding sequence ATGAATAGACTGTTATTTTTACCACTATTGCTCTTGATCGGATCAATTTTAGCCATTGGAACATTGAGTTGTGATCGCACTACAAAGGATAAAGGCACAGGTGCAAAAGATTCATCTATAGTTAAAATAGTAGCTGTAAAGGATACGATCACCCCTGCGCAATTCCCTCCTTTGCCAATTGACTATGAAAAGACGAAGGTTTTAAAAAGCAGCTATGTGGTTGATCGGTCAGGCGTTGAACTTCGTCAGGGGCCTGATCACTCTGCGCCGGTATTGGGAAAATATCCCTATGGTACCAAACTCGATGTTATTGCTGAGGAAGGGGATTGGGTTGCCGTCATGGATCGCATTCAACGGGATTATAAAGGAGGACAAGGTGAAAAGGGTGATGTAACGCGATGGGAAAAGATATATGTCGCAAAGTCGAAGCTGGGAAAACAAGACCAAATTACAATATCACCAAAAGATTTAAACTTAATCGTTTCTATTACGATAAATGGTCGAGAAACCTATTATGAAAAGGGACATTCTTTAGATAAATATCTCCGGTTAGAATTGATCGATGAGCAAACTTTTTCTGCAGCTCGTAAAACTTCGAAAGACTACTTGATAAAGGATACCATGTCTTATTTTAAAAATGGGAAGGTATTGGAACTGCCTTTGAAAAATGGGGAAAAACTAATATTTACGGATAAGGGTACCGATAGTGAATTGGAAGAGCGGTATTCGTACAAAGGGCATTATGATTTTCTAAATGCTTATGCAGTGGAAGGGGATTATTGGGAAAGTTCTGATGTACGCCTTTTTGACAAACTGGACGGTCATTTAATTGTGGAGTGTGGTGCCTCCCCCTTCTTTTCATCGGATAAAAGTTACCTCATGACTTTGCTGGCTGATCCTTATGAGTCCACGGGCGACTTACAACTCTTCCACGTGAAACAAGGTAAGGTTTCACCAATGCTTTTTGTCAGGTTTAAGAAGTGGATGCCAACTTGGAAAGAGGACCTGATATTCTGGGGAAAAGATGGTTGCATCTATACCGCTGCTAACCATATCAATGGTTATTGGGGGGATGAAGGTGCTTTAAATGAAAAATCACAATTTATTAGAATCAGCATATTACCGCAATAG
- a CDS encoding LytR/AlgR family response regulator transcription factor, with protein MKILIIEDELPSARLLQRKLENMGYTVSAVLQTVEESVEWFMSNTEPDLLFLDVQLADGVSFDILEQVKPSAAIIFTTAFDEYMLRAFKQNSIDYLLKPIDDEELKNAVEKFLHFRGSNTHFDLISLEALFRNALPTYKLRFTIKLGQNIKLVTTQNIECIYSENKGTYLYTNENENYLLDQTLDVLVPQLSPKDFFRINRSTIVQFDAIKSIAIHSNARLKIYLKHYTSDELIVSRERVTAFKKWLDI; from the coding sequence ATGAAAATATTAATCATAGAAGACGAACTTCCATCAGCAAGACTACTGCAAAGAAAATTGGAGAACATGGGTTACACCGTATCTGCTGTACTGCAAACTGTCGAGGAGTCTGTAGAATGGTTTATGTCAAATACGGAACCTGATCTACTTTTTTTGGATGTGCAACTCGCAGATGGGGTTTCATTTGATATCCTCGAGCAGGTTAAGCCAAGTGCGGCTATTATTTTTACCACTGCATTCGATGAGTATATGTTACGTGCGTTTAAGCAAAACAGCATTGATTACTTACTTAAGCCGATTGATGATGAAGAATTGAAAAATGCAGTTGAAAAATTCCTTCATTTTAGGGGATCTAATACCCATTTCGACCTAATATCATTAGAAGCTTTATTTAGAAACGCTTTACCCACCTATAAGTTACGCTTTACAATAAAACTTGGCCAAAACATAAAACTAGTGACAACCCAGAATATTGAATGTATTTATAGTGAGAACAAAGGCACCTATCTCTATACCAATGAAAATGAAAATTATCTTTTGGATCAGACGCTGGACGTCCTGGTACCGCAATTGTCCCCTAAAGATTTTTTCAGGATCAACCGAAGCACTATCGTTCAATTTGATGCCATCAAAAGTATTGCTATACATTCCAATGCCCGGTTGAAAATATACCTTAAGCACTATACATCGGATGAGCTCATTGTTTCACGGGAAAGAGTCACTGCATTCAAGAAGTGGCTTGACATCTAG
- a CDS encoding sensor histidine kinase: protein MKKAPFKAIIQALLASFVVSTYFVVMAKLDHNDVPWTSIIFHPNMARGLLYGFFLFLGHNYLSKWVGNKYPSSKDFGKKMLIFYSVSFFLTIVVVFIVNAFFSGLFYPDATKSFAQRFHHFTHQQRVAYYFQTAMISWCISMIFFGLYFYKRFKDYQIKESQQEKQLLTAQFESLKNQLDPHFLFNSLNVLNSLIEENPKKASMFTTDLSKIYRYVLEHKEKSFVSLQDELTFSTAYLNLLSLRFEAGIQIDLEIDEEQRKGFILPLSLQLLIENVIKHNVVSLRKPLLLKIYRKNDYLYVDNNLQKKKVLHGHSGIGLKNIQERYAILSDLPVYIEESDTLFSVGLPIIKEIAPHPQTLPL, encoded by the coding sequence GTGAAAAAAGCACCGTTTAAAGCAATTATACAAGCGTTATTGGCAAGCTTCGTCGTAAGCACTTATTTTGTGGTTATGGCCAAGCTTGACCATAACGATGTCCCTTGGACATCCATTATTTTTCACCCTAATATGGCCAGAGGTCTTTTATACGGATTTTTTCTTTTCCTAGGCCATAACTATCTGTCGAAATGGGTAGGGAATAAATACCCTAGCAGTAAAGATTTTGGGAAAAAGATGCTTATCTTTTATAGTGTCAGTTTCTTCCTGACCATAGTAGTCGTTTTTATTGTGAATGCTTTTTTCTCCGGCTTATTCTACCCAGATGCTACTAAAAGCTTCGCTCAACGCTTTCACCATTTTACTCATCAGCAGCGCGTTGCATACTACTTCCAAACGGCGATGATATCATGGTGCATTTCAATGATTTTTTTTGGTCTCTACTTTTATAAAAGGTTCAAAGACTATCAAATCAAGGAATCTCAACAAGAAAAGCAACTACTAACTGCACAATTTGAATCGCTAAAGAATCAACTCGATCCGCATTTTCTGTTCAACAGTCTAAATGTATTAAATAGTTTAATTGAAGAAAACCCCAAAAAGGCCAGCATGTTTACCACTGATCTTTCTAAAATCTATCGCTATGTTTTGGAGCACAAAGAGAAAAGTTTCGTCTCACTACAGGATGAGCTCACTTTTTCAACAGCTTATCTGAATCTATTAAGCCTTCGATTCGAAGCGGGAATTCAGATCGATTTAGAGATCGATGAAGAGCAGCGTAAAGGATTTATTCTACCTCTTTCACTTCAACTCCTGATCGAAAACGTGATCAAACACAATGTTGTTTCACTTAGAAAACCTCTTTTATTAAAGATTTATCGAAAAAATGATTACCTCTATGTTGACAATAATCTGCAAAAGAAGAAGGTGCTCCATGGCCACTCGGGAATCGGCCTAAAAAATATTCAGGAGCGGTATGCAATACTCTCCGATTTACCTGTGTATATTGAGGAAAGCGATACCCTGTTTTCAGTTGGGCTACCGATTATCAAAGAAATTGCACCCCACCCCCAAACTCTTCCGCTGTAA
- a CDS encoding CPBP family intramembrane glutamic endopeptidase, translating to MKTKNLNLLLLFLFFGIYFILDYLFFSTLQSTLINYIPSRFLGHVFAYSISLLPLFLGAMLLKPKESDKIFTKFGLNGSFLQGISFGLMTTLPMFLGYACIFTINRKIDPNTLLINSVSSGFFEEIIFRAYFFGLVFRYTRLGFIPSIFATSFLFALLHLYQSQDLVELVLIFGVTFFGGILFSWLYVEWKFNLWIPIALHIFMNLAWMIFDVADNAAGNVWSNFFRFFTVFMAIVWTILHARKTNAGLQVKLRNLWMNS from the coding sequence ATGAAAACTAAAAATTTAAACCTGCTCCTACTATTTCTTTTTTTCGGAATATATTTTATTCTTGATTATTTGTTCTTTTCAACACTGCAATCTACTCTAATTAACTATATTCCTAGCCGATTTTTAGGGCATGTGTTCGCTTATTCTATAAGCCTTTTACCACTATTTTTGGGAGCAATGCTGCTTAAGCCAAAAGAATCAGATAAAATCTTCACAAAATTCGGGTTAAATGGTTCTTTTCTACAAGGGATTTCTTTTGGGCTAATGACAACCTTGCCGATGTTCTTGGGTTACGCCTGTATTTTTACCATAAATCGCAAAATAGATCCAAACACGCTATTAATAAATAGTGTATCTTCAGGATTCTTTGAAGAGATCATCTTTCGTGCCTATTTTTTTGGTTTAGTTTTTCGCTATACCCGACTTGGGTTCATTCCATCCATTTTTGCGACGTCATTCCTATTTGCCTTACTGCACCTTTATCAGAGTCAGGATTTGGTAGAATTGGTTTTGATATTTGGCGTTACGTTCTTCGGCGGTATTCTTTTTTCGTGGTTGTATGTCGAATGGAAGTTCAATCTATGGATCCCGATCGCACTTCATATTTTTATGAATTTAGCCTGGATGATTTTTGATGTTGCTGACAATGCCGCTGGAAATGTATGGAGCAATTTCTTTCGTTTTTTTACTGTTTTTATGGCGATTGTATGGACGATCTTGCATGCGCGGAAAACGAATGCTGGTCTACAGGTCAAGTTGAGAAATTTATGGATGAACAGTTAA
- a CDS encoding LytTR family DNA-binding domain-containing protein: protein MMYKKIIRSYLSGVIPKISTKKELFTLSFLLGLSAYLFLIVFQPFGTYNFDHIHKFVLLSGYGAILSAAYILVSLVLRTKIETIAMELFRITLVLLVTIFFNFIYHGWIINGAPLQWSNLPYIGFYTLSLYSPIGTIYFLLRINRCSPHPIQNNPLNIGMPINSDAISSQGNDCHFLTLVSIPNGSQTLSLQPDDFIFAKSMDNYCMIYFRKEGILKKHMIRITLTHLSQLLHTGAIHRCHRSYLVNFEKILVKERIAQGFLLRFADVDDFAIVARSAIESVRPYL, encoded by the coding sequence ATGATGTATAAAAAAATCATTCGAAGTTATTTAAGTGGTGTAATTCCTAAAATCAGTACTAAAAAAGAGCTGTTCACCTTGTCTTTCTTGCTCGGTTTATCAGCCTATCTCTTCCTGATCGTTTTTCAACCATTTGGAACGTACAATTTTGATCATATCCATAAATTTGTTTTGTTATCCGGATATGGGGCAATATTATCTGCAGCATATATACTAGTTTCTCTTGTCTTACGTACAAAAATCGAAACGATTGCTATGGAGTTGTTTCGTATCACCCTTGTGCTACTGGTGACAATTTTTTTTAATTTCATCTATCATGGTTGGATTATTAATGGTGCTCCTCTACAATGGAGCAACCTCCCTTATATTGGATTTTATACACTGTCACTCTATAGTCCAATTGGAACGATTTATTTTTTGCTTCGAATAAATAGGTGTAGTCCACATCCTATACAAAATAATCCGCTTAATATTGGAATGCCGATAAACTCAGATGCGATATCAAGTCAAGGTAATGATTGTCATTTTTTGACATTAGTCAGTATTCCAAATGGAAGCCAAACATTATCATTACAGCCGGATGATTTTATTTTCGCAAAATCGATGGACAATTATTGCATGATCTACTTCAGAAAAGAGGGTATACTGAAGAAGCACATGATACGCATAACATTGACGCACTTGTCTCAGCTTCTACATACGGGGGCTATCCACCGGTGTCACCGATCATATCTTGTCAATTTTGAAAAGATATTGGTAAAGGAAAGAATTGCACAAGGCTTTTTGTTGCGTTTTGCAGATGTTGACGATTTCGCCATCGTTGCAAGGTCTGCCATTGAATCCGTTCGACCCTATCTATAA